Proteins from a genomic interval of Sinobacterium caligoides:
- a CDS encoding heme lyase CcmF/NrfE family subunit, with translation MIPELGNFSLILALCMSMALAVIPMAGASSNNLLWMRMSRPLSQGLFVFVLISFFCLTLSFVGDDFTVSYVAQNSNSLLPVAFKISAVWGGHEGSLLLWVLILSSWTLAVSIFSRSLPDDMVARVLSVMGLIAVGFLLFLLFTSNPFARELPFPPSEGNDLNPLLQDIGLIIHPPMLYFGYVGFAVPFAFAIAALISGRLDSAWARWSRPWTNVAWAFLTIGIALGSWWAYYELGWGGWWFWDPVENASFMPWLVGTALVHTLSVTEKRGAFKSWTVLLAIFAFSLSLLGTFLVRSGVLTSVHSFAADPERGLFILAFLALVVGGSLLLYALRAPQVASKVSFNFLSREVFLLINNVLLVIAAIMVLLGTLYPLLMDAMGMGKYSVGPPYFNALFVPIIALLVVFMAPAPLLRWKRTELSRMKLKLWLPLIISVASGALFPLLYDAPEYSVGAALTIAFAGWLVYCLLVDFLDKTRNGSSFLASVRRLTPSYWGMQLGHLGMAAAIIGVCLTSQYNVERDVRMVVGDKLEVSGYSFTFHGTKHVDGPNYQSEVGHFGVERHGKSFELFPEKRQFLASGQMMTEAAIDGGLWRDVYVAMGEPLGDGAWAVRLHYKPFVRWMWLGAILMALGATLAVFDKRYRLQAKKVIEA, from the coding sequence ATGATTCCTGAGCTAGGCAATTTTTCGCTGATTTTAGCCCTGTGTATGAGTATGGCGCTCGCCGTTATTCCTATGGCTGGCGCATCTTCCAACAACCTATTGTGGATGCGTATGTCGCGCCCACTGTCACAGGGGCTTTTTGTCTTTGTGCTGATAAGTTTTTTCTGTCTAACCTTGTCTTTTGTTGGCGACGACTTCACGGTTAGCTATGTGGCGCAGAACTCGAACAGTCTGCTGCCCGTCGCGTTTAAGATAAGCGCCGTCTGGGGTGGGCACGAAGGATCGCTACTGCTTTGGGTGTTGATTCTATCTTCCTGGACTCTGGCTGTGTCAATATTTTCGCGCTCTCTGCCTGATGATATGGTTGCCCGAGTGTTGTCGGTGATGGGGCTTATAGCCGTTGGTTTCTTGTTATTTTTGCTTTTTACCTCTAATCCATTTGCGCGTGAGCTGCCTTTCCCACCTTCTGAAGGGAATGATCTTAATCCGCTGCTGCAGGATATTGGTCTAATTATTCACCCGCCTATGCTTTATTTCGGCTATGTTGGTTTTGCGGTGCCTTTTGCTTTTGCAATTGCCGCGCTGATTTCAGGTCGTTTGGATAGTGCTTGGGCACGCTGGTCGCGCCCTTGGACAAACGTCGCATGGGCTTTTTTGACTATTGGTATCGCTCTGGGAAGTTGGTGGGCTTATTACGAACTTGGGTGGGGAGGTTGGTGGTTTTGGGATCCTGTCGAGAACGCCTCATTCATGCCGTGGTTAGTGGGTACGGCTCTGGTGCACACGTTATCGGTTACAGAAAAGCGTGGTGCCTTTAAGAGCTGGACGGTTTTGTTAGCCATTTTTGCTTTTTCCTTGAGCCTGCTGGGTACGTTCCTTGTGCGTTCAGGTGTACTTACCTCTGTACACTCTTTTGCAGCAGATCCAGAGCGAGGGCTATTTATTCTTGCCTTCTTGGCCTTGGTGGTAGGCGGTTCATTACTGTTGTATGCGTTGCGTGCCCCACAAGTAGCCTCAAAAGTCAGTTTTAACTTCCTTTCTAGGGAGGTATTCCTACTCATTAACAATGTGTTATTGGTTATTGCTGCCATTATGGTGTTGCTGGGTACTCTCTACCCGTTACTTATGGATGCGATGGGGATGGGTAAGTACTCTGTTGGGCCGCCGTACTTCAATGCCTTGTTTGTACCGATTATCGCGCTGTTGGTCGTCTTTATGGCGCCAGCACCACTGCTTCGTTGGAAGCGCACTGAGCTGAGCCGGATGAAACTTAAGCTTTGGTTGCCGCTGATTATTAGTGTTGCTTCTGGAGCGTTATTTCCGCTGCTCTATGATGCGCCTGAATATAGTGTCGGGGCAGCCTTAACGATTGCCTTTGCAGGATGGCTGGTTTATTGCTTACTCGTAGACTTTCTGGATAAGACAAGAAACGGTTCTAGCTTTCTAGCTTCAGTGCGGCGCTTGACTCCATCGTATTGGGGGATGCAGCTTGGTCACCTAGGTATGGCGGCGGCGATTATTGGTGTTTGCCTAACCAGTCAATATAACGTCGAACGTGATGTTCGTATGGTGGTAGGAGATAAGCTTGAGGTGTCAGGCTATAGTTTTACCTTTCATGGTACTAAGCATGTCGATGGGCCAAACTATCAGTCTGAAGTAGGGCACTTTGGTGTTGAGCGTCATGGCAAAAGTTTTGAGCTCTTCCCTGAAAAGCGTCAATTCTTAGCCTCCGGGCAGATGATGACAGAGGCGGCTATTGATGGCGGGCTTTGGCGTGATGTTTATGTCGCTATGGGTGAGCCCCTAGGTGACGGTGCCTGGGCAGTGCGTCTGCACTACAAGCCATTTGTGCGCTGGATGTGGTTGGGCGCGATATTAATGGCGCTGGGTGCAACATTGGCTGTATTCGACAAGCGCTATCGCTTGCAAGCAAAGAAAGTAATCGAGGCTTAG
- a CDS encoding DsbE family thiol:disulfide interchange protein translates to MGRLRMFIPLLLCVALGGMFYSMLTREGYNPQILPSALIGKSVPAFSIQALETPERTMTEADLKGRVILLNVWATWCPTCRIEHPHLMDISRQFGIPIIGLNYKDEDAKAMQWLRQLGNPYEVNIADREGGLGLDLGVYGAPETYVIDRQGVIRYKHVGEVDMNIWLQDLKPVVDRLRAEEQ, encoded by the coding sequence ATGGGACGTTTACGAATGTTTATCCCGCTACTGCTTTGTGTAGCGTTGGGTGGAATGTTTTATAGTATGTTGACGCGTGAGGGCTACAATCCACAAATTTTACCATCCGCGTTGATTGGCAAGTCAGTGCCAGCGTTTTCTATACAGGCATTAGAGACACCTGAGCGGACCATGACCGAAGCGGATCTGAAAGGGCGGGTGATCTTGCTCAATGTCTGGGCGACCTGGTGTCCTACCTGTCGTATTGAGCATCCCCACCTAATGGATATCTCTCGCCAGTTTGGCATTCCTATTATTGGTTTGAACTACAAAGATGAAGATGCAAAGGCGATGCAGTGGTTGCGCCAGCTAGGTAATCCGTATGAGGTTAACATTGCTGACCGAGAAGGTGGGCTAGGGCTTGATCTCGGTGTTTATGGCGCACCAGAAACCTATGTGATCGATCGTCAGGGGGTTATTCGTTATAAGCATGTTGGTGAAGTTGATATGAATATTTGGCTACAAGATTTGAAGCCAGTGGTCGATAGATTGCGGGCAGAGGAGCAGTAG
- the ccmD gene encoding heme exporter protein CcmD, with amino-acid sequence MYFDSIQDLIAMGGHGPYVWGAYAVAAVVLISLVVQPLRVKKRFVLLQKNELRRLDRSQKSV; translated from the coding sequence ATGTACTTCGATAGTATTCAAGATCTTATCGCAATGGGTGGGCATGGTCCTTATGTTTGGGGTGCCTATGCCGTCGCGGCGGTTGTGCTTATTTCCTTGGTTGTGCAGCCACTTCGGGTAAAAAAACGTTTTGTTTTGTTGCAAAAAAATGAACTAAGACGCCTTGATCGGAGTCAAAAAAGCGTTTGA
- a CDS encoding cell division protein ZipA C-terminal FtsZ-binding domain-containing protein → MRVSKTAHDPIDDYLSELPNGGARVVKRTQSSADKETSSAKEKLSFVAPSMISVEDVGSVSTEEKDEVSDITQGADDYASVEGEFYIDQQSRSGDDEASFHHVDSAFAAGHADENEAIDYPDISALELEAIGVDGIAVEDIAVDDVEGFTSAGQMRDEVADHASEDVEDSVPVNSMTSDAIAAPEIDQSTASNVAFSDLEAASLANDEEQEPAHEEHLSFVDVEEQPEWQDVVDRRNPDLSFDDLVEGEQAELDVGQVQKDIVDVFDDLSFTSPASVEPRQKATTAEASSRVREPQQYRANPFKVPEQQSFDLDEGVPMLMDSLAEDEDAVADLSTRHGFVPRKVPKKGQRKASEIEQPVVEQEIFIEQAVVHSAEPEVDDTLPSSPEVTAPQELSFEEDEPLKTTDFAEEELVEPEPTNSIGFDATEVPVSTEAEAAMMSEPVTYSEPARSSKKLFSRLASTLEDMPVFGKSEQSSVNNHEETFEEAELMSQPEQAPTIDQNQRVEIINVRSKDAEGFDAGKLHSFFKACDIQLNKSKIYLRHEEAAGKGAVQFSVANLVDSGVFAPDDTGDIYIPGVCFYLTLPGPKEPLNAFEAMLQTAEYLAKNLGGMMKDREGSDINKQVLEYYRYDIREYCRKNLTDIG, encoded by the coding sequence ATGAGAGTGTCTAAGACTGCACACGACCCTATTGACGATTATTTGAGCGAGCTACCCAACGGTGGCGCGCGTGTTGTTAAGCGAACTCAGTCATCCGCTGATAAAGAGACGAGTTCCGCTAAAGAAAAGCTGTCTTTTGTCGCGCCATCTATGATATCCGTTGAAGACGTTGGGTCAGTCAGCACTGAAGAAAAGGACGAGGTGTCTGATATAACGCAGGGCGCTGATGATTACGCTAGCGTTGAAGGTGAGTTTTATATTGATCAGCAGTCACGCTCTGGCGATGATGAGGCCTCTTTTCATCATGTCGATAGCGCCTTTGCTGCAGGCCACGCTGATGAAAATGAAGCTATTGATTATCCAGATATATCGGCGCTAGAGCTTGAAGCAATAGGTGTTGATGGTATCGCTGTTGAGGACATAGCTGTTGATGATGTTGAGGGCTTTACGAGTGCTGGACAGATGCGTGATGAGGTCGCTGATCACGCTTCTGAGGATGTAGAAGACAGCGTGCCAGTGAACAGTATGACCAGTGATGCTATCGCGGCGCCGGAAATTGATCAGTCTACAGCTTCAAATGTTGCTTTTTCTGACCTAGAGGCTGCTTCTCTGGCGAATGATGAAGAACAAGAGCCAGCCCATGAGGAGCATCTGTCATTTGTTGATGTTGAAGAGCAACCTGAATGGCAGGATGTTGTCGATAGGCGGAACCCAGACTTAAGTTTTGATGACCTCGTTGAGGGCGAGCAGGCTGAGTTAGATGTCGGGCAAGTGCAGAAAGACATAGTTGACGTGTTTGATGACCTGAGCTTTACCAGTCCAGCGAGTGTTGAGCCAAGACAAAAGGCCACGACAGCGGAGGCTTCATCGCGCGTCAGAGAGCCGCAGCAATATCGTGCTAATCCTTTCAAAGTACCAGAGCAGCAATCATTTGATCTGGATGAGGGGGTGCCCATGTTGATGGACTCATTGGCAGAGGATGAAGATGCGGTTGCAGATCTCTCCACCCGTCATGGCTTTGTGCCGCGAAAGGTACCGAAGAAAGGTCAGCGTAAAGCTAGCGAGATTGAGCAGCCGGTAGTGGAGCAAGAAATTTTTATAGAGCAAGCTGTAGTTCACAGTGCAGAGCCTGAGGTAGATGATACGCTACCCTCGTCACCCGAGGTGACAGCGCCACAGGAGCTATCTTTTGAAGAGGATGAGCCGTTAAAAACGACTGATTTCGCTGAGGAAGAGCTGGTTGAGCCGGAGCCTACAAATAGCATAGGCTTCGATGCGACGGAGGTCCCTGTATCGACCGAGGCCGAGGCAGCGATGATGTCGGAGCCGGTCACTTATAGCGAGCCGGCTAGGTCTAGTAAGAAGCTGTTTAGTCGGCTGGCATCTACGCTTGAGGATATGCCCGTGTTTGGAAAGTCAGAACAGTCTTCGGTCAATAACCATGAGGAGACATTTGAAGAGGCAGAGCTGATGAGTCAGCCTGAGCAGGCGCCGACAATTGATCAAAATCAGCGTGTCGAGATTATCAATGTCAGGTCTAAGGATGCCGAAGGCTTTGATGCTGGGAAGTTGCATAGTTTTTTTAAGGCCTGTGATATTCAGCTGAATAAAAGTAAAATTTACCTTCGTCACGAAGAGGCTGCTGGTAAGGGGGCAGTGCAATTTAGCGTTGCTAACTTGGTTGATAGTGGCGTATTTGCTCCAGATGACACGGGCGATATCTATATTCCAGGTGTCTGCTTCTATCTGACGTTGCCCGGGCCTAAAGAGCCGCTGAATGCCTTTGAAGCGATGCTGCAGACGGCGGAGTATCTCGCTAAAAATCTCGGTGGTATGATGAAAGACCGAGAAGGCAGTGATATTAATAAACAAGTTCTCGAGTATTATCGATACGATATACGAGAATATTGTCGAAAGAACCTCACCGATATTGGCTGA
- the ccmI gene encoding c-type cytochrome biogenesis protein CcmI, producing MMIEFIIIAALMLLFAIAIVVVPVLGKHSVKVDTAAERKAMNVAAFKQRQGELELELTEQRLSEGEFERLLAELKLSLLEDTEGCEKNVASYAGSKLPVVICAGVLALMAIFAYGKLGAIDDVIIAQQWQKLTAAGESGAVPPKQLELMTNKLAQQLEGNDNPGNLYLLASLKMREENFKEAAAIFKRLVKLMPGDMSLAAEYVQSEYLANDRKIDDRLKMIIERILKADPNQPTLLALVAMDAYTLKDYPKALTYWKRLQRVTPPNTRNGQLLADTVRHVEGLANAAVDDAAKDQSVTKVDNAVPAASISVSIALADGVSASATDTVFVYARAVDGPKMPLAIHRTTVASLPLTVTLDDSMSMMAGMNMSSFEQVEIIARITKSGKVSPSKGDWQAVSAPLSPKKTHELDLLIDKQL from the coding sequence ATGATGATTGAGTTTATAATAATCGCAGCATTAATGTTGCTGTTCGCTATTGCCATCGTTGTCGTTCCTGTACTGGGCAAGCACTCAGTAAAAGTAGATACAGCAGCAGAGCGTAAAGCGATGAATGTTGCTGCCTTTAAGCAGCGCCAAGGTGAGCTTGAGCTTGAGTTGACTGAACAGCGTTTGAGTGAGGGTGAGTTTGAGCGCCTTTTGGCAGAGCTCAAACTCTCGCTACTTGAAGATACTGAAGGTTGTGAGAAGAATGTCGCCAGTTATGCCGGTAGCAAGCTTCCTGTGGTGATTTGTGCCGGGGTGTTGGCGTTAATGGCTATATTTGCTTACGGCAAGTTGGGTGCGATTGATGACGTGATTATCGCCCAGCAATGGCAGAAGCTGACCGCAGCTGGTGAAAGTGGAGCCGTGCCGCCAAAACAGCTAGAGTTGATGACTAACAAGTTAGCCCAGCAGCTTGAGGGCAACGATAACCCAGGCAACCTCTACCTACTAGCTTCTTTAAAGATGCGTGAGGAGAATTTTAAGGAAGCAGCAGCTATTTTTAAGCGCTTGGTTAAGTTGATGCCGGGCGATATGTCATTAGCTGCTGAATACGTGCAGTCGGAGTACCTGGCAAACGATCGCAAAATCGACGATCGTTTAAAGATGATCATTGAGCGGATATTGAAGGCGGATCCAAATCAGCCGACGCTATTGGCCTTGGTCGCAATGGATGCTTATACTCTAAAAGATTATCCGAAAGCGTTAACTTACTGGAAGCGTTTGCAGCGCGTAACACCGCCGAATACGCGAAACGGTCAACTTTTGGCGGACACTGTTCGTCATGTTGAGGGCCTAGCAAACGCAGCCGTTGATGATGCGGCTAAGGATCAGAGCGTGACTAAGGTAGATAATGCAGTACCTGCAGCATCGATCTCTGTGAGTATCGCATTGGCTGACGGTGTTAGCGCATCTGCGACTGATACGGTCTTTGTCTATGCGAGGGCTGTTGATGGACCTAAGATGCCACTGGCAATTCATCGCACAACCGTAGCGTCCTTGCCTTTGACGGTGACTCTTGATGATTCAATGTCGATGATGGCCGGCATGAACATGTCTAGCTTTGAGCAGGTTGAGATTATTGCCAGGATCACTAAAAGCGGCAAAGTCTCACCTTCTAAGGGAGACTGGCAGGCGGTTAGTGCGCCACTGTCGCCGAAAAAGACCCATGAGCTCGACCTACTGATAGACAAACAGCTCTAA
- a CDS encoding cytochrome c-type biogenesis protein, whose protein sequence is MMKYIAFVLTAWMISAQSFAVVETYQFDNDVQEKRYHHFTTELRCPKCQNQNLNDSNSPIAKDLREQLYKQLKDGRSDTEITAFMVDRYGDFILYRPRLNHETIVLWFGPLGLLLGGIVFVILLVRRHRSAQAKLGVKSDESAAALSEKQQQQIDKLLDGENDK, encoded by the coding sequence ATGATGAAATATATTGCCTTTGTTCTTACTGCTTGGATGATCAGTGCACAAAGCTTTGCGGTTGTTGAAACCTATCAGTTTGATAACGATGTGCAGGAGAAGCGCTATCACCATTTCACCACGGAGCTGCGCTGCCCAAAATGTCAAAACCAAAACTTAAACGACTCAAACTCACCAATTGCCAAAGATCTACGCGAGCAGCTCTATAAGCAGTTGAAAGATGGTAGAAGCGACACTGAAATTACCGCTTTTATGGTTGACCGTTACGGCGACTTTATTCTTTATCGACCACGTTTAAACCACGAGACGATTGTGTTGTGGTTCGGTCCTCTAGGTCTGCTCCTAGGAGGGATTGTTTTCGTCATACTGCTTGTCCGTCGTCACCGTAGTGCGCAGGCAAAGCTGGGGGTAAAGTCTGATGAGAGTGCAGCGGCCCTATCCGAAAAGCAGCAACAACAGATAGACAAACTATTGGACGGTGAAAACGACAAATGA
- the ccmE gene encoding cytochrome c maturation protein CcmE, translated as MHPLRKQRLIIVMIIVLGASLAAGLVFYALGENMNLFFSPTQIAEGKAPVDRKIRAGGMVKKGSVKRDPNSLRIEFVVTDFAAEVPVVYEGILPDMFSEGEGVVCHGTLNDEGVFVAIEVLAKHDENYMPPEVSEALDKSGYNDSQKQLPTSVLGD; from the coding sequence ATGCATCCACTGCGCAAGCAGCGGTTAATCATCGTAATGATTATTGTGTTAGGGGCCTCGTTGGCGGCAGGGTTGGTTTTTTATGCCTTGGGTGAAAACATGAACTTGTTTTTCTCGCCAACGCAAATAGCCGAAGGTAAAGCGCCGGTTGATCGCAAAATCAGGGCTGGTGGTATGGTGAAGAAAGGTAGCGTTAAGCGTGACCCGAACTCTTTGCGTATTGAGTTTGTCGTTACTGATTTTGCGGCTGAGGTACCGGTAGTCTACGAGGGGATCCTTCCGGATATGTTTTCTGAAGGTGAGGGCGTTGTCTGCCACGGCACACTGAATGACGAAGGCGTCTTCGTCGCTATTGAAGTGTTAGCCAAGCACGATGAGAACTACATGCCTCCTGAGGTATCAGAAGCGCTCGATAAGTCAGGCTACAATGATAGCCAGAAACAACTACCCACTTCCGTATTAGGTGATTGA
- the smc gene encoding chromosome segregation protein SMC: MRLKSIKLAGFKSFVDPTTVTFSSNMSAIIGPNGCGKSNTIDAVRWVMGESSAKNLRGENMTDVIFNGSNARKPVGQATIELIFDNSDGSLTGEYARFSEISIKRKVTREAQNSYYLNGVKCRRRDITDIFLGTGLGPRSYAIIEQGMISKLIESKPEELRVFIEEAAGISKYKERRRDTESRMKRTFENLERLTDIRDELERQLSHLKRQARSAEQYTEFKAQERLLKAQLQAIQWRELDGLAGNQEDRIKSLEESLEDMITQRLGAESAIDAQRTQHGELTEHFNSVQAKFYALGAEIARSEQNIQHQKQREAQLAADLAKVQVSISDVVEQIQMDEEQLEQFSEELLEIEPELEILAAGEEESAVLLLKAEEEQQQWQQSWDSFNQQAQQPKQQAEVQQSRIMHIEQVLRRLDDRIRKLQAEQQELVSGQDGEEIEILQEELAELELQAESDQELVESLQQAISSKRAELQEVGEQLSSAREEFQSKRGRHASLETLQQAALGQGNAVVSDWLESAGLGEYKRLGETIKAQPGYERALETVLGDYLQAVCVDDVAAATENLAELSKGAVSFVARREGASVPLTGSDITASLLLDKVDGLAVTGLLQGVYVVDDLATALQLQAELQAGESVVTQEGLWLGRDWLRVNRGEDAQAGIIGRAQELIELGERLQVLEAEIESLQTEQQECREAVQRAEQQREVIATQVKQQSQQHGQLSAKLSGLQARLEQVVMRRKNIDAEIAEQREQLSMEQESLSESRMELQQALDAMELDSERRELLLAEREKNRESLERIRGQARQDKEGAHQLQMRAQSLKAQVGAISQGLQRLISQRVQFEANKAEVAELLAESRMPVDDVQQELEEALEQRLEVEDSLTKAREALEVIDKEMRSNEKKRADSENQAQQFRAELEKHRLEGQSFEVRRKALQERLEEAEFELDEVLADLPVEADEGRWQEDLQRIATRIQRLGAINLAAIEEYKTQSERKTYLDDQNADLVDALDSLESAIRRIDRETRVKFKETFDQVNGGLQELFPKVFGGGSAYLELTGDDLLSTGITIMARPPGKRNSTIHLLSGGEKALTALALVFSIFRLNPAPFCMLDEVDAPLDDANVGRYANIVKEMSKTVQFIYITHNKIAMEKADQLMGVTMQEAGVSRLVTVDIDEAAELAAL; this comes from the coding sequence ATGCGCTTGAAGTCAATAAAACTCGCCGGATTTAAGTCTTTTGTCGACCCTACTACGGTCACCTTCAGCAGCAATATGTCCGCGATTATCGGTCCAAACGGTTGCGGTAAGTCAAATACCATTGACGCAGTGCGTTGGGTAATGGGTGAGAGTTCAGCGAAGAACTTACGCGGCGAAAATATGACGGACGTCATATTCAATGGGTCAAATGCGCGTAAGCCTGTGGGGCAGGCAACCATCGAGCTGATCTTTGATAACAGTGATGGCAGTCTAACTGGTGAATACGCACGTTTCTCTGAGATCTCCATAAAAAGAAAGGTAACGCGCGAGGCTCAAAACAGCTATTACCTCAATGGCGTAAAATGCCGCCGTCGTGACATTACCGATATTTTTCTTGGTACGGGCTTGGGGCCGCGCTCTTACGCGATTATTGAGCAGGGGATGATTAGTAAGCTAATCGAATCCAAACCTGAAGAGTTGCGAGTGTTTATTGAAGAGGCGGCGGGTATCTCGAAGTATAAAGAGCGCCGGCGCGACACCGAAAGTCGCATGAAGCGTACTTTTGAAAACCTTGAGCGCTTGACTGATATACGCGATGAGCTTGAACGGCAGCTCTCTCACTTGAAAAGACAGGCCCGCTCGGCAGAGCAATATACTGAATTCAAGGCACAAGAGAGATTGCTGAAGGCGCAACTGCAAGCGATTCAGTGGCGAGAGCTTGATGGCTTAGCAGGTAATCAAGAGGATCGGATCAAATCCTTAGAAGAGTCGCTTGAGGATATGATCACGCAGCGCTTAGGTGCTGAGTCTGCCATTGATGCGCAACGTACTCAGCATGGTGAGCTTACCGAGCACTTTAATAGTGTACAGGCAAAGTTTTATGCGTTGGGAGCTGAAATTGCGCGCTCTGAGCAGAACATCCAACACCAGAAGCAGCGTGAGGCGCAGCTCGCCGCTGACCTAGCTAAGGTGCAGGTGTCGATTAGCGATGTTGTTGAACAAATTCAGATGGATGAGGAGCAGCTCGAACAGTTTAGTGAGGAGCTATTAGAGATTGAGCCAGAGTTAGAGATTCTTGCCGCAGGCGAAGAGGAATCAGCCGTATTATTGCTAAAGGCAGAAGAAGAGCAGCAGCAATGGCAGCAGAGCTGGGATAGCTTTAACCAGCAAGCGCAGCAACCTAAGCAACAAGCTGAAGTGCAGCAGTCGCGAATTATGCATATTGAGCAAGTGTTGCGCCGCTTAGATGACCGTATTCGTAAGTTACAGGCTGAGCAACAAGAGCTGGTTAGTGGTCAAGATGGCGAAGAGATTGAGATTTTACAAGAGGAGCTGGCTGAGCTTGAGTTGCAGGCTGAGTCGGACCAAGAGCTTGTGGAGTCACTGCAGCAGGCAATTTCTAGCAAGAGGGCCGAGTTACAAGAAGTTGGCGAGCAATTAAGTTCCGCGCGGGAAGAGTTTCAGTCTAAACGCGGCCGCCACGCCTCATTAGAAACATTGCAGCAGGCTGCCCTTGGCCAGGGTAATGCAGTGGTCAGTGACTGGCTGGAGTCTGCAGGGCTGGGTGAATATAAAAGGCTGGGCGAGACGATAAAGGCGCAGCCGGGTTATGAGCGAGCACTTGAGACGGTTTTGGGCGATTACTTGCAGGCTGTTTGTGTCGATGATGTTGCTGCTGCAACAGAGAATTTGGCTGAGCTGAGTAAAGGGGCTGTGAGTTTTGTTGCTCGTAGAGAGGGAGCATCTGTGCCTCTGACTGGTTCAGATATCACGGCGAGTTTGTTACTCGACAAGGTCGATGGGCTTGCGGTGACAGGCTTGCTGCAGGGCGTCTATGTGGTTGATGATCTCGCTACTGCGCTGCAACTACAAGCAGAGTTGCAGGCAGGGGAGTCTGTCGTTACTCAGGAAGGCTTGTGGCTGGGCCGAGATTGGCTGCGGGTTAATCGAGGTGAAGATGCTCAGGCAGGTATTATTGGCCGTGCTCAAGAGCTGATTGAGCTAGGTGAAAGGCTGCAAGTATTAGAAGCTGAGATCGAGTCGCTCCAAACAGAGCAGCAAGAGTGTCGCGAAGCTGTACAGCGAGCGGAGCAACAGCGTGAGGTGATAGCCACTCAGGTCAAGCAGCAGAGTCAGCAGCATGGACAGTTAAGTGCTAAGTTGAGCGGTCTGCAGGCGCGGCTTGAACAGGTTGTTATGCGTCGAAAGAATATAGATGCTGAGATTGCTGAACAGCGTGAGCAGCTTTCTATGGAGCAGGAGTCGCTCAGTGAATCAAGAATGGAGTTACAGCAAGCTCTTGATGCAATGGAGCTCGATAGTGAACGTCGTGAGCTGTTGCTGGCTGAGCGAGAGAAAAATAGAGAGTCGCTGGAGCGTATACGGGGCCAGGCACGTCAAGATAAGGAGGGTGCGCATCAGCTACAGATGCGTGCTCAGTCGTTGAAAGCTCAGGTTGGGGCGATCTCGCAAGGTCTACAGCGGCTTATCTCTCAGCGCGTGCAGTTTGAGGCGAATAAGGCTGAGGTTGCGGAGCTACTTGCCGAGAGTCGTATGCCGGTCGATGATGTCCAGCAAGAGCTGGAGGAGGCGTTGGAGCAGCGGCTAGAAGTAGAGGATAGTCTCACTAAGGCACGCGAAGCTCTTGAGGTTATCGATAAAGAGATGCGCAGCAATGAAAAGAAGCGCGCTGATAGTGAGAACCAAGCGCAACAGTTTCGTGCGGAGCTGGAGAAGCATCGTCTCGAAGGTCAGAGTTTTGAGGTGAGGCGTAAAGCGCTTCAGGAGCGTCTAGAGGAAGCTGAGTTTGAGCTGGATGAGGTGCTGGCCGACCTTCCAGTTGAGGCTGATGAAGGGCGTTGGCAAGAAGACTTGCAACGTATTGCGACACGAATTCAGCGTCTCGGCGCGATAAATTTGGCGGCTATCGAAGAGTACAAGACACAATCGGAACGGAAAACTTATTTGGATGATCAAAATGCTGACTTGGTTGATGCACTGGATTCATTAGAGTCCGCGATTCGTCGTATCGATAGAGAGACTAGGGTTAAGTTTAAGGAAACTTTTGATCAGGTAAATGGCGGCTTGCAGGAGCTATTTCCTAAAGTCTTTGGAGGGGGAAGTGCCTATTTGGAGCTTACCGGAGATGACCTGTTAAGTACCGGTATAACCATTATGGCTCGCCCCCCGGGTAAGCGGAACTCGACGATCCACCTGTTAAGTGGTGGTGAGAAGGCGCTCACGGCGTTGGCTCTGGTGTTCTCAATTTTCCGCCTTAATCCAGCGCCATTCTGCATGTTGGACGAGGTTGATGCCCCGCTTGACGATGCTAACGTCGGGCGATATGCCAATATCGTTAAAGAGATGTCAAAAACCGTACAATTTATTTATATTACGCACAATAAGATCGCGATGGAGAAGGCCGATCAGTTAATGGGTGTAACGATGCAGGAGGCTGGGGTCTCGCGACTGGTGACTGTTGATATTGACGAGGCAGCTGAGCTTGCTGCTTTGTAG